From a region of the Rhodococcus sp. 4CII genome:
- a CDS encoding polyadenylate-specific 3'-exoribonuclease AS, which yields MRYFYDCEFIEDGRTIDLVSIGVVAEDGREFYAVSTEFDPERAGKWVRRNVLPKLPQPSSPLWKSRARIRDDLYAFLIPRPGIVPELWAWVAAYDHVALCQLWGDMTELPQSLPRYTRELRQYWEEHGSPALPPAPGDAHDALADARHNLAKFEAVQAARSLR from the coding sequence GTGCGTTACTTCTACGACTGCGAGTTCATCGAGGATGGTCGCACGATCGACCTGGTGTCGATCGGGGTGGTCGCGGAGGACGGACGTGAATTCTACGCGGTGTCCACCGAGTTCGATCCCGAGCGCGCGGGCAAGTGGGTGCGCAGGAACGTGCTGCCGAAGCTGCCGCAGCCGTCGTCGCCGCTCTGGAAGAGCCGGGCGCGGATCCGTGACGATCTCTATGCGTTCCTGATTCCCCGGCCCGGCATCGTCCCCGAGTTGTGGGCCTGGGTGGCCGCCTACGATCACGTCGCCCTGTGCCAGCTGTGGGGAGACATGACCGAGCTCCCGCAGTCGCTGCCCCGGTACACGCGGGAACTGCGCCAGTACTGGGAGGAGCACGGCAGCCCGGCGCTGCCACCTGCACCGGGCGACGCTCACGACGCCCTCGCGGACGCCCGGCACAACCTGGCGAAGTTCGAGGCAGTGCAGGCGGCGCGGTCACTCCG
- a CDS encoding ROK family protein, which translates to MGTGAGSERNGSSALTIGIDVGGTSIRASVVDSAGDVLDSLQSPTPASAKALENGLDRAVRELSARHDVAAVGLAVAGFITPDRTTVRFAPHLPWVGAPVGRDLGQRLGLPVILEHDVNAAAWAEHRFGAAAGGRNVVMLAIGTGIGAALLADGRLYRGSHGVAPELGHIQVVPGGRPCACGKHGCWERYCSGTALVDTAIERLAADPATSTVLAREVAVDPGVLTGRRIAGAAQDGDPLALETMRDFAHWLGVGLALIGDVYDPDLVVIAGGVATSSPLFIDDARENYAALTTGAGHRPLARIRPTQLGEAAGMIGAAELARAVLPDRVG; encoded by the coding sequence ATGGGTACAGGCGCGGGCAGCGAACGCAACGGCAGTTCGGCGCTGACCATCGGCATCGACGTGGGGGGAACCAGCATCCGTGCGTCGGTCGTCGATTCGGCCGGTGACGTGCTCGATTCGCTGCAGTCGCCGACCCCGGCGTCGGCGAAGGCCCTCGAGAACGGACTGGACCGCGCGGTCCGGGAGCTGTCGGCTCGGCACGACGTCGCCGCGGTGGGGCTCGCCGTCGCCGGGTTCATCACCCCCGACCGCACAACGGTGCGATTCGCGCCGCATCTGCCGTGGGTGGGTGCGCCGGTCGGCAGGGACCTCGGGCAGCGCCTCGGATTGCCCGTCATCCTCGAACACGACGTGAACGCGGCGGCCTGGGCCGAGCACCGGTTCGGCGCCGCGGCGGGCGGGCGGAACGTGGTGATGCTCGCGATCGGCACGGGCATCGGCGCGGCGCTGCTCGCGGACGGCCGACTGTACCGCGGCAGCCACGGCGTCGCACCCGAGCTCGGGCACATCCAGGTGGTCCCGGGCGGACGTCCCTGCGCGTGCGGCAAGCACGGCTGCTGGGAGCGGTACTGCAGCGGGACGGCCCTCGTCGACACCGCGATCGAACGTTTGGCCGCGGACCCGGCGACGTCGACCGTCCTCGCACGGGAGGTCGCCGTCGATCCCGGTGTGCTCACGGGCAGGCGGATCGCGGGCGCCGCCCAGGACGGTGATCCGCTGGCGCTCGAGACCATGCGGGATTTCGCCCACTGGCTGGGGGTGGGACTGGCGCTGATCGGTGACGTGTACGACCCGGATCTCGTCGTGATCGCGGGCGGAGTCGCGACGTCCTCGCCGTTGTTCATCGACGACGCCCGCGAGAACTACGCCGCCCTGACGACGGGGGCCGGGCACCGGCCGCTGGCCCGTATCCGGCCGACCCAGCTGGGGGAGGCGGCGGGCATGATCGGAGCGGCGGAACTCGCGAGGGCGGTCCTGCCCGATCGGGTAGGTTGA
- a CDS encoding glycosyltransferase 87 family protein — MSAPSDGRQSAVPDADPLDVPRTPLRLRAGGWAVRLLVPAGLAVGFAYNLLGLPGLRPFGSYYRLDLDVYRLGGAVFLRGPTLYGSMPATQMGNFLPFTYPPLAAVVFSPLSTVSLATAGTVVTALSLIALFGVLVVTLDSLGIAPRTTLVWTALGALAVALALEPVSSTLDYGQINILLMLLVAADCLPRKTPWPRGVLIGLAAAIKLTPAVFILFFLVRKDFRSAVMTAVGFAAFSAVGALATWKDSVTYWTQTLFDSDRIGTPAYPANQSITGVLARLGVSEATRTPIWLLLSVVVLALVVLAMVRALRAGETALALGLNAVLGLLVSPVSWSHHWVWAVPVVLVLGILAYRRGSILLAVSAVAGVVVVKLAAHWKLGVGRWSGTHWSLWDQFLASSYVWWGLSVVLVAIVAFRTRPAQADEDDRSETSDDLTVPVG; from the coding sequence GTGAGCGCACCCTCCGACGGTCGACAGTCCGCCGTCCCCGACGCGGACCCGCTGGACGTCCCGCGGACGCCCCTGCGTCTGCGTGCCGGAGGATGGGCGGTGCGCCTCCTCGTGCCGGCCGGTCTCGCCGTCGGATTCGCGTACAACCTGCTCGGACTGCCGGGTCTGCGACCGTTCGGCAGCTACTACCGGCTCGATCTCGACGTCTATCGCCTCGGCGGTGCGGTGTTCCTGCGCGGTCCGACCCTGTACGGGTCTATGCCGGCCACCCAGATGGGCAACTTCCTGCCGTTCACGTATCCGCCGCTCGCCGCCGTCGTCTTCAGCCCGCTGTCGACCGTGTCGCTGGCGACGGCCGGGACCGTCGTGACGGCGTTGTCGCTGATCGCCCTGTTCGGTGTGCTCGTCGTCACCCTCGACTCGCTGGGCATCGCACCCCGCACCACGCTGGTGTGGACGGCGCTCGGTGCGCTCGCGGTGGCGCTTGCCCTCGAACCGGTCTCGTCGACCCTGGACTACGGGCAGATCAACATCCTGCTCATGCTGCTGGTCGCGGCGGACTGCCTTCCGAGAAAGACACCGTGGCCGCGTGGCGTGCTGATCGGCCTGGCGGCGGCGATCAAGCTGACGCCGGCGGTGTTCATTCTGTTCTTCCTGGTGCGCAAGGACTTCCGCTCCGCCGTCATGACCGCGGTCGGCTTCGCCGCGTTCAGCGCGGTGGGCGCGCTCGCGACGTGGAAGGACTCCGTCACCTACTGGACGCAGACCCTCTTCGACTCCGACCGGATCGGCACCCCCGCCTATCCCGCGAACCAGAGCATCACCGGAGTGCTGGCCCGGCTCGGTGTGAGCGAGGCGACGCGTACGCCGATCTGGCTGCTGCTGAGCGTGGTGGTGCTCGCGCTCGTGGTGCTCGCGATGGTGCGGGCACTGCGCGCCGGCGAGACCGCGCTCGCACTGGGCCTCAATGCCGTTCTCGGACTGCTCGTCTCACCCGTGTCCTGGTCGCACCACTGGGTGTGGGCGGTGCCGGTCGTCCTCGTGCTCGGGATCCTCGCCTACCGGCGCGGGAGCATCCTGCTCGCGGTCAGCGCCGTGGCCGGCGTCGTCGTCGTCAAGCTCGCCGCACATTGGAAACTGGGAGTGGGGCGCTGGAGCGGCACCCACTGGAGCCTGTGGGACCAGTTCCTCGCGTCGTCGTACGTGTGGTGGGGACTGTCCGTGGTGCTGGTCGCGATCGTCGCGTTCCGCACCCGTCCCGCCCAGGCCGACGAGGACGATCGGTCGGAGACCTCCGACGATCTCACCGTCCCTGTCGGCTGA
- a CDS encoding 1-acyl-sn-glycerol-3-phosphate acyltransferase has protein sequence MWYWLFKYVFLGPVLWALGRPTVEGTENIPAEGGAILASNHQAVLDSFFLPLRVPRRITFLAKSEYFTGTGLKGAFQRWFFSVVGQVPIDRTGADAAQDALNAGLRVLSQGKLLGIYPEGTRSPDGRLYKGKTGLARMALESGVKVIPVAMIGTEKVNPIGSRVWRPAKVTIRVGEPIDFSRFEGMGGNRFVERAVTDEVMYKLMKLSGQEYVDIYAATLKKKAPTADAPAPTAVADVTPASDVTDVTRLPDTRAS, from the coding sequence ATGTGGTACTGGCTCTTCAAGTACGTGTTTTTGGGGCCGGTTCTCTGGGCGCTGGGTAGGCCGACCGTGGAGGGTACGGAGAACATTCCGGCCGAGGGCGGAGCCATCTTGGCGAGTAACCATCAGGCGGTGCTGGATTCGTTCTTCCTGCCGTTGCGGGTTCCGCGGAGAATCACTTTCCTCGCCAAGAGTGAGTATTTCACCGGGACGGGCCTCAAGGGTGCTTTTCAGCGCTGGTTCTTCTCGGTGGTCGGACAGGTGCCGATCGACCGGACCGGCGCCGACGCCGCACAGGACGCACTGAACGCCGGATTGCGTGTCCTCTCGCAGGGCAAGCTGCTCGGCATCTACCCGGAGGGCACCCGGTCGCCCGACGGGCGCCTCTACAAGGGCAAGACCGGCCTCGCGCGGATGGCCCTCGAATCCGGTGTGAAGGTCATCCCGGTGGCGATGATCGGAACGGAGAAGGTCAACCCGATCGGCTCCCGGGTGTGGCGTCCCGCGAAGGTCACCATCCGGGTCGGCGAGCCGATCGACTTCTCGCGCTTCGAGGGGATGGGCGGCAACCGTTTCGTCGAGCGGGCCGTCACCGACGAGGTGATGTACAAGCTGATGAAGCTGTCGGGGCAGGAATACGTCGACATCTACGCGGCCACGCTGAAGAAGAAGGCCCCCACCGCCGACGCTCCGGCACCGACTGCGGTGGCCGACGTGACACCGGCGAGCGATGTCACCGACGTCACACGCCTGCCGGACACCCGGGCGAGCTGA